A section of the Candidatus Aegiribacteria sp. genome encodes:
- a CDS encoding NAD(P)H-dependent oxidoreductase subunit E, translated as MIDIKAVDAIIEKWNSDPEFVIEMMQDVQDEFRYIPKEALERIADRTEKPRGKLFHIATFYRAFSLEQRGEKEIQVCMGTACYVKGAPDILAALERELGISSGETTPDGKFTLSEVRCLGCCGIAPVITIGNEVIAEVKPSQVSNLISSYCKN; from the coding sequence ATGATTGATATAAAAGCAGTAGATGCAATTATTGAAAAATGGAATTCCGATCCCGAATTCGTCATCGAAATGATGCAGGATGTTCAGGATGAATTCCGATACATCCCTAAGGAAGCCCTTGAAAGAATAGCCGACAGAACTGAAAAACCGAGGGGTAAGCTGTTCCATATAGCAACCTTCTACAGGGCTTTCAGCCTTGAGCAAAGGGGAGAAAAAGAAATCCAGGTCTGCATGGGAACAGCGTGTTACGTTAAAGGAGCTCCAGATATTCTAGCGGCCCTGGAAAGGGAACTTGGCATATCAAGCGGAGAAACGACACCTGATGGCAAATTCACACTTTCGGAAGTCAGGTGTCTTGGCTGTTGTGGAATTGCTCCGGTGATAACGATTGGCAATGAGGTTATCGCAGAAGTCAAACCTTCACAGGTAAGCAACCTTATCTCCAGTTACTGCAAGAACTGA